The following nucleotide sequence is from Natronosalvus caseinilyticus.
ACGGATTTACGGTTTCTCAGCCCAATTGTGGAGTATCTGCTATGGGGACCGAGCCAACCGACTTACTGCAGGAACTAGAATTGAAGGAGTACGAGGCGACGGCACTCGAGCATCTCTTGAGCGCCGGACGGACGACTGCACCGGACATCGCCAAGGCGACGGGCATCCCCAAGGCTCGCGTGTACGGCGTTCTCGAGTCGCTCGCGAACTACGGCTTCATCAAGGTGATTCCCGGCCGGCCGAAGCAGTATCAACCGAAATCTCCGGAAACCGTTCTCGAGCGGGCGAAGGAGAATCGACGACAGGCGTACGAGGACTACTGCACCGAGATCGATTCCATCGAATCGACGTTTCTTGAGACGTTCGGGCCCCTGTACGAACAAGCGAACGAGGACGTGACGCCGACGTCGGAACTCTTTCACGTCGTCGACGTCGGCGATCCGAGCGAGACGGAGACGCGTCAGCTCTACCAGAACGCGGCCGAAACCGTCTACGTGATTACGAACAGCTTCGCCTACTTCGAGGATATCGAAACGGCGATTTCGACCGCGAGCGAGCAAGGACTCGAGGTCTCGGTGTTGTTCCTCGATCCCCGTAGACTTCCGTCGGAGAAGGCAGCGGTACAGGCGGATATCGTCGAGCGAATCGCCTCCGAGTATCCTGCTATCAGATATCGATTCAGCGAGGAGGTACTGCCCTGGCGCGGAACGTTTATCGACCCGAGTATGGAGTACGATTCTGGGAAAGCGATCTTCCTGGTTGAAGAGACCGACGTTCCGAACCATCAGCGGCAAGCCGCGATTACGGAAAACGGCTCGTTCGTCGCAGGTATGAAACGGTATTTCGATTTGATCTGGCGGTACGAGAGTCTCGAGTCACGACCATATGTCTGAACGATTACAAACCATAACTGAAGACACTGGACCGCGAGATATTTAGCCGAGTCTTCAGCATATTCAAACAATGCGTATCCTCTACCTCACCGAGGAGCCTATCTCTTTCTCCGATGCGATGGTACGAGGTGGGGCGATACATGTCCGAAATGTCGTCTCAGGACTTCGAAAGCGAGGACACGACGTTTATCTTCTCGACTGGAACTCCGAACCAGAACGTTCGTTTCAGGTTTCGGTTAATCCTCGGTCCCGATTCGTCGAAGGGCCTCTCAGAACGCTCATTCGAGCGATTCGAATCGGACGGAGGCATGCCATCGACATCGTCATCTCGAAGACCCGAAAAACGTATCTTCCGGGACTGCTCGCAGCACGGAATCTCGGCGTGACTCACGTCGTCCACGTCGGCTCGAGTCTCGATCCGCCGGTGGAGAGCCTCTTCGGACGAACGGATTTGGCGTCGTTCAAAGTGCGGCTTCGTGCGCCTCACGACGGATATTTCGTGGTCTGTGACTACATCGGTTCCCAGCTCCAATCGTACAGTATCAATGGAGGCCGTATCTTCAACATACGTAACGCAGTCGACGTGGACAGATTCAACCCAGAATCAGCGCCTGTCGCGCTTTCCAGTCGATTTGAACGTCGAATTGACGATCTCGAAAGCGGTCTCCATTTGGGGTACGTCGGTGGACTCCAGCCGTACAAAGGCCTCGCTGATCTCGCCGCAGCCCTCGAGTCGGCCGATGCCGACTGCGACCTGATCGTTGCCGGTGATGGCCCGGAACGAACACACCTCGAGAAGATTTTCGGAGAAACGGCTACGTTCCTCGGATCGGTGCCATACGAACAGATCCCCTCGCTGTATCATGAGTTCGACGCGTTCGTTCTTCCTTCCCATACTGAGGGGCTTCCGCGAGTAATACTCGAGGCGCAGGCAACGGCAACGCCGGTTGCGGCCACTCGAGTCGGCGGGGTCCCGGAAATCGTTCAGGACGGCGAGACAGGATTGCTCTGTGATCCCCATCGACCGGATCAACTGACGACGGCAATTGATCACCTCGCGACGGACGAACGCGAACGTGAGCGCCTCGGCGAGAACGGTCGAACGGCCGTCGAGGAGGGGTTCTCCTGGGACGAGTTGTACGATCGATACGAACGCGCTCTTCAACAGGTGATCGGGTGACCAGATGAGCGATAACGATCAGGCAATTCGGGACGTGGTCAAAGGCGCGAGTGTCATCTACGTTGGACTGTTTCTCGAGTTGGTTATCGCATTTGTAGCGCAGGTGCTGGCCGCGAGATACCTCTCGGTTAGTGAATTCGGAGGATTAACGACCGGGACTGCGCTTTTAAGCGTAGGCGCAATAATTGGAGGGCTTGGATTAGCCTCCGGTTTGGTACGGTACCTCCCCCGCGTAGATAATTCGGAAAAACGTGCGCTTACCCAGTTTGCGTTTAGTGTGGTTGCGATAGCCTCTCTGCCGTTAGGCCTACTAGTTTCGCTCAACGCAGAATTCGTCGCAGCGACCATTTTTGACGACCCAACAGTTGAGGCGAGCATTAGAGTCTTTGGGGCAGCAATTCCATTCGCTGCCCTTCTTAACGTTGCACTAAGCGGTTTACGTGGACAATCTGAGTCGGCCCGATACGCGTTTGTTCAGAACATTCTGCATACCAGCGTCCGACTATTGCTTATCATCACCGCGGTCACTTTCGGCCTCGGCCAGTTTGGATTTGCCACTGCATACGCGATACCGTACACCGCCAGTCTCGTTGCCGCAGTTTATTTTCTTTATCGTGCGCTTCCAGAAGTTTCGGAATCGCTCGACCAGGACAGGAGATCCGAAGTGTTTCGATACTCTCTCCCATTTACTATTACCGAACTTTCGAGCTTCATATACAGAAGTGTTGATATATTCCTCGTGCTTCGTTTTTTAGGGAGCGCAGCGGTCGGAGTGTACGGAGTCGCGTACGCAGCTGTAGGTTTTATGCAAATGTTCTCTACTGCCTTTAATTTCATCGGAACTCCGATGGCAAGCCGGCTCGAGAGTGAAGGTGATGTCTCGGGGATGATTAAGGTTTATCGATCGATAGCCCGATGGCTAGCAATTGCAAGCGTATGTGCCCTTTTCCCCCTCGGTGTGTTCTCTACGGAGTTCATTAGCGTAATTTACGGTGGCGAGTATGCTGAAGGAGGATTAGTCCTCACAATTCTGGCAATTGGGTATGCCGCCAGTAACGTCCTGAACGTTCACGGGCCGCTCCTGCGGGCACTCGGAAAGTCGAAACTTCTCTCTTTCAACAGTGCCGCTGCGGCGATCTCGAATGTCGCATTTAACATCATATTGATTCCTACTCTCGGTATCATGGGGGCTGCCATTGCTACAGGGGTATCGTTTAT
It contains:
- a CDS encoding oligosaccharide flippase family protein, with protein sequence MSDNDQAIRDVVKGASVIYVGLFLELVIAFVAQVLAARYLSVSEFGGLTTGTALLSVGAIIGGLGLASGLVRYLPRVDNSEKRALTQFAFSVVAIASLPLGLLVSLNAEFVAATIFDDPTVEASIRVFGAAIPFAALLNVALSGLRGQSESARYAFVQNILHTSVRLLLIITAVTFGLGQFGFATAYAIPYTASLVAAVYFLYRALPEVSESLDQDRRSEVFRYSLPFTITELSSFIYRSVDIFLVLRFLGSAAVGVYGVAYAAVGFMQMFSTAFNFIGTPMASRLESEGDVSGMIKVYRSIARWLAIASVCALFPLGVFSTEFISVIYGGEYAEGGLVLTILAIGYAASNVLNVHGPLLRALGKSKLLSFNSAAAAISNVAFNIILIPTLGIMGAAIATGVSFIIRDGMATIQIHYYTNRTPLSRATLTPVLISLPFVALAVLIRPIIPVSFVFLVLISGLFSIAYVLVILSITGLFQYEIMILRSIEEKYEIDSWMLDILINRFS
- a CDS encoding TrmB family transcriptional regulator; translated protein: MGTEPTDLLQELELKEYEATALEHLLSAGRTTAPDIAKATGIPKARVYGVLESLANYGFIKVIPGRPKQYQPKSPETVLERAKENRRQAYEDYCTEIDSIESTFLETFGPLYEQANEDVTPTSELFHVVDVGDPSETETRQLYQNAAETVYVITNSFAYFEDIETAISTASEQGLEVSVLFLDPRRLPSEKAAVQADIVERIASEYPAIRYRFSEEVLPWRGTFIDPSMEYDSGKAIFLVEETDVPNHQRQAAITENGSFVAGMKRYFDLIWRYESLESRPYV
- a CDS encoding glycosyltransferase family 4 protein — encoded protein: MGYVGGLQPYKGLADLAAALESADADCDLIVAGDGPERTHLEKIFGETATFLGSVPYEQIPSLYHEFDAFVLPSHTEGLPRVILEAQATATPVAATRVGGVPEIVQDGETGLLCDPHRPDQLTTAIDHLATDERERERLGENGRTAVEEGFSWDELYDRYERALQQVIG